A section of the Spirosoma pollinicola genome encodes:
- a CDS encoding DUF4350 domain-containing protein gives MRKPNKYLLILLVTVTAYVLFEYYRPKPIDWRATYENDDKVPFGTQALFELLPDVMRPSAIKTVLLPIYNLVSEKALPTPSNYVAICQDFGVDKNDIHQLLAYVGRGNNAFISAYELPDTLGKLLGFKAEVKDPKEADSTLRQNFVNPSLHKVSGYNFIHDDGRNFLIIKKPALITVLGRNARKEPVFIKVRYGKGQFFIHNLPLAFTNYYVLNQKTSDYAFKALSYLPAQPTYWDEYQKQGRFTEDEQSIFRYIRSQPALNWAYYLVAFGLIFYAIFASKRTQRIIPVVEPPKNTSLDFVQTIGRMYYQQGDHENIARKKIQYFLADIRERYGLNTTVLDKEFTETLARKSGVSQDETSDLVRLLRDTQKSISLSEYDLITLNGAMEHFKH, from the coding sequence TTGCGTAAACCAAACAAATATCTTCTCATTTTACTGGTTACCGTAACGGCCTACGTGCTCTTTGAGTATTATCGGCCGAAGCCTATCGACTGGCGGGCGACCTACGAGAATGACGACAAAGTTCCGTTTGGTACTCAGGCTCTTTTCGAGCTACTGCCCGATGTCATGCGACCATCGGCGATCAAAACGGTGCTTTTGCCCATATACAACCTTGTGAGCGAAAAGGCGCTGCCAACGCCCAGCAATTATGTGGCTATCTGTCAGGATTTCGGGGTCGATAAAAATGATATTCACCAACTATTAGCCTATGTTGGCCGCGGGAACAATGCCTTCATTTCGGCCTATGAATTGCCCGATACGCTGGGAAAATTACTTGGCTTTAAGGCAGAAGTAAAAGACCCAAAAGAGGCTGATTCGACCCTGCGGCAGAATTTCGTAAACCCATCCTTGCACAAGGTTTCCGGCTATAATTTTATTCATGATGACGGTCGTAATTTCCTGATTATTAAAAAGCCTGCCCTCATAACCGTACTAGGCCGCAACGCTCGAAAAGAACCTGTTTTCATTAAGGTTCGATATGGGAAAGGACAGTTTTTTATTCATAATTTACCCCTGGCTTTTACGAATTACTATGTCCTGAATCAGAAAACGTCCGATTACGCGTTCAAAGCCCTCTCCTATTTGCCCGCTCAGCCAACATATTGGGACGAGTACCAGAAACAGGGTCGGTTTACTGAGGACGAACAATCAATTTTCCGGTATATTCGTTCGCAACCAGCCCTTAACTGGGCCTATTATTTAGTGGCGTTTGGGTTAATTTTCTACGCTATTTTCGCGAGCAAGCGAACTCAGCGGATTATTCCGGTTGTAGAGCCGCCCAAAAATACGTCTCTGGATTTTGTACAAACCATTGGTCGCATGTATTATCAACAGGGTGACCATGAAAATATTGCCCGTAAGAAAATCCAGTATTTTCTAGCTGACATCCGCGAACGATATGGCTTGAACACAACGGTTTTAGACAAGGAATTTACCGAAACGCTGGCCCGAAAAAGTGGTGTATCGCAAGACGAAACGTCGGACCTAGTACGGCTCCTACGCGACACTCAGAAAAGCATTTCGCTTTCAGAATATGACTTAATTACCCTGAACGGGGCAATGGAACATTTTAAACACTGA